Part of the Aquipuribacter hungaricus genome is shown below.
CGGTGCGCCAGCGGGCCGGGTCGGAGCTGCCGCGGTGGTCGGAGGAGCCGACGGCGATGACGAAGGGGTCGGCGGCGGGCATGGTCAGCGGCACCGGGCCGGCCTCGCCGTCGTTGCCCGCGGCGACGACGACGACGACGCCGGCGTGCCAGGCGCTCTCGACGGCGTGGGCCAGCGGGTCCAGCTGGTACGGCTGCACCGAGGCGGTCCCGTAGGACAGGTTGACGACGCGGATGCCGTGGCGGGCGCGGTTGGCGACGACCCAGTCCAGGGCGGCGACGACCTGCGAGACGTCGACGCCACCGTCGCCGGCGCCGACCTTGACGTCGACCACGCGGGCGCCGGGGGCGATGCCGGCGTGGTTGCGGACGTCGTGCTCCTTGCCGGTGCGCAGGCCGCTGTCTCGCCCGGCGACGATGCCGGCCATGTGCGTGCCGTGGCCCATGCCGTCGGTGCCGCGGGTGCCGGGGGCCTGGGAGTCGAAGGACAGGTCGGGGCCGCGGACCACGGTGCCGGGGACGGTGAGGCCCTCGACGGGGGCGACGCCGGTGTCGATGAGGGCGACGCCGACGCCGACGCCGGTGAGGGTGCGACGGGGGTCGGCGGGGTCGGGAACGGCCCAGACGTCGTCGGCGCCGACCTGCTCGGCCACCGACCACAGGGAGCCGCGGTCCAGGCGGGACAGCCACGAGCCGCCGAGGCTGGCGCGCCG
Proteins encoded:
- a CDS encoding S8 family serine peptidase; amino-acid sequence: SDLAGARTVPVLVEGEPGALAQVVSAVEAAGGTVGTELAVLDGVRADVPAGAVGALRAAPGVLDVTADSTLVPLDAAWGDDSTGEGRRASLGGSWLSRLDRGSLWSVAEQVGADDVWAVPDPADPRRTLTGVGVGVALIDTGVAPVEGLTVPGTVVRGPDLSFDSQAPGTRGTDGMGHGTHMAGIVAGRDSGLRTGKEHDVRNHAGIAPGARVVDVKVGAGDGGVDVSQVVAALDWVVANRARHGIRVVNLSYGTASVQPYQLDPLAHAVESAWHAGVVVVVAAGNDGEAGPVPLTMPAADPFVIAVGSSDHRGSSDPARWRTGAWTNSGTDARRPDLLAPGKSVVSLRVPGSLADTEHPEGRVAGDRSGRFFRGTGTSQSAAVVSGAVALLLQAEPRLTPDQVKGLLRSTADRLPGETGPAQGAGVLIAAAAVALLLLLVIRFKLH